From Chryseobacterium sp. IHB B 17019, one genomic window encodes:
- a CDS encoding endonuclease/exonuclease/phosphatase family protein, giving the protein MLPFSDSLWICQSLLFLILVHHGFTLIKYTPLYPVKKYTQQQQSSEKIDFISANVYQFNKEYNRFIKLIEKHQPSIFLTMESNADWEKALQHLEKEYIYQHKVTLENTYGMHLYSKIEIKNSKTHYFVADDIPTIEAHLETEDGFKFVFFGVHPPPPSPTEEETSKERDGDLLSTAKCVKKLHEPVIVVGDFNNVAWSKSSILFRKTSHLIDPRIGRSFVPTFHAKYRLLRFPIDLMFHSENIFIKELKTLENFGSDHLPVYCSFFIDHQNENQENRIDHATENEKAEAEEMIQEGQQEDSSRETVATES; this is encoded by the coding sequence TTGTTACCGTTTTCTGACAGCCTTTGGATCTGTCAAAGCCTTTTATTCCTTATCTTGGTTCATCATGGTTTCACGCTTATAAAATATACGCCGCTTTATCCGGTAAAAAAATATACTCAGCAACAGCAATCTTCTGAAAAGATAGATTTTATTTCAGCCAATGTGTATCAGTTTAATAAAGAATACAATCGTTTTATTAAATTAATAGAAAAACATCAACCCAGCATTTTTCTGACCATGGAAAGTAATGCTGATTGGGAAAAAGCCCTGCAACACTTAGAAAAAGAATATATTTATCAGCATAAAGTAACGCTGGAAAATACATACGGAATGCATTTGTATTCAAAAATTGAGATAAAAAATTCCAAAACCCATTATTTCGTTGCCGATGATATTCCTACTATTGAAGCGCATCTGGAGACTGAAGACGGCTTTAAATTTGTATTTTTCGGAGTTCATCCGCCACCGCCGAGTCCTACTGAAGAGGAAACTTCAAAAGAAAGAGACGGCGATTTGCTGAGTACGGCAAAATGCGTAAAAAAACTTCATGAGCCAGTGATTGTAGTGGGAGATTTTAACAATGTTGCTTGGTCAAAATCTTCTATTTTATTTAGAAAAACCAGTCATCTTATTGATCCCAGAATCGGGCGCTCTTTCGTTCCTACTTTTCATGCCAAATACCGTTTATTAAGATTTCCTATTGATCTGATGTTTCACAGCGAAAATATTTTCATTAAAGAGCTGAAAACACTTGAAAATTTTGGTTCCGATCACCTTCCCGTGTATTGTTCCTTTTTTATTGATCATCAAAATGAAAATCAGGAAAACCGAATAGATCACGCCACAGAAAATGAAAAAGCTGAAGCCGAAGAGATGATTCAGGAGGGTCAACAAGAGGACAGCAGCCGGGAAACGGTAGCGACTGAAAGCTGA
- the purE gene encoding 5-(carboxyamino)imidazole ribonucleotide mutase, with translation MVGIIMGSQSDLPIMEQAANFLKSLDIPYELTVVSAHRTPERMFDYAKTAKERGLKVIVAGAGGAAHLPGMVASCTTLPVIGVPILSSNSIDGWDSVLSILQMPGGIPVATVALNGALNAGILAAKILGSADEKVAENLQKYQDSLKDKVLGTVDDIKANHPNGYDK, from the coding sequence ATGGTAGGAATTATTATGGGAAGTCAGAGTGACTTACCGATCATGGAACAGGCTGCGAATTTTTTAAAATCTTTAGACATCCCGTATGAACTGACGGTTGTTTCAGCGCACAGGACACCGGAGAGAATGTTTGATTATGCCAAAACAGCAAAGGAGAGAGGTCTGAAAGTAATCGTTGCCGGAGCAGGAGGAGCGGCTCATCTTCCGGGAATGGTGGCAAGCTGTACGACTCTGCCCGTGATTGGGGTTCCGATTTTGTCCAGTAATTCTATCGATGGTTGGGATTCCGTTTTGTCAATTCTTCAGATGCCGGGTGGAATTCCGGTAGCTACAGTTGCTCTAAACGGAGCTTTGAATGCAGGAATTTTAGCAGCAAAAATCTTAGGAAGTGCAGACGAAAAAGTTGCCGAAAATCTTCAAAAATATCAGGATTCCCTGAAAGATAAGGTATTGGGAACGGTGGATGATATTAAAGCGAATCATCCGAACGGATATGATAAATAA
- a CDS encoding 5-(carboxyamino)imidazole ribonucleotide synthase, whose product MKIGILGGGQLGRMFIQNALKYDDEFYTLDPASDAPCHNISYFTQGNFNDYETVLNFGKDKDVVTIEIEHVNADALAELENQGIKVVPNSKIIKTIQQKILQKEFYKAHNIPSPEFEVMDGSSDEIKMPLPFVQKMNTGGYDGKGVQVIRTAADMRNLWIEDSVIEKLVDIDKELSVIVARNENGETKTFPVTEMVADPKLNLLDFNICPVSLDEDIERQINLITEKFLNAINSPGLFAIELFLDKEGKVWVNETAPRLHNSGHQSQEGNANSQFEQMYRVVKNLPLADTDAIVYSGMLNLVGAEGFAGKVIYEGMEDVLRLPETYVHLYGKTETKPGRKMGHINVLADSREELMEKLVKVKEMVRVIAE is encoded by the coding sequence ATGAAAATAGGAATTTTAGGAGGAGGACAGCTCGGGAGAATGTTCATTCAGAATGCGTTGAAATATGATGATGAATTTTATACGTTGGATCCCGCTTCTGATGCACCTTGTCATAATATTTCATACTTTACACAAGGAAATTTTAATGATTATGAAACGGTTTTGAACTTCGGTAAAGATAAAGATGTAGTGACCATTGAGATCGAACATGTAAATGCAGATGCTCTTGCCGAATTGGAAAATCAAGGAATAAAAGTCGTTCCGAATTCTAAAATCATTAAAACTATTCAACAAAAAATCCTTCAAAAAGAATTTTATAAAGCTCATAATATTCCAAGCCCTGAATTTGAGGTGATGGATGGAAGTTCCGATGAAATTAAAATGCCGTTACCTTTTGTACAGAAAATGAATACAGGTGGATACGACGGAAAAGGAGTACAGGTAATCCGTACCGCTGCAGACATGAGAAATCTTTGGATAGAGGATTCAGTCATTGAAAAATTGGTAGACATCGACAAAGAGCTTTCCGTGATCGTAGCAAGAAATGAAAACGGAGAAACCAAAACTTTCCCCGTGACAGAAATGGTTGCGGATCCGAAACTGAACCTGTTGGATTTTAATATTTGTCCGGTTTCTTTGGATGAAGATATTGAAAGACAAATCAATTTAATTACAGAAAAATTTTTAAATGCCATTAATTCTCCGGGACTTTTCGCCATTGAATTATTTTTAGATAAAGAAGGAAAAGTATGGGTCAATGAAACGGCTCCGAGACTGCATAATTCCGGGCATCAGAGCCAGGAAGGAAACGCCAATTCTCAATTTGAGCAGATGTATCGTGTGGTGAAAAATTTACCATTGGCAGACACCGATGCAATTGTTTATAGCGGAATGCTGAACCTTGTAGGAGCAGAAGGCTTCGCTGGAAAAGTGATATATGAAGGGATGGAGGATGTTTTGAGGTTACCGGAAACTTACGTTCACCTGTACGGAAAAACGGAAACAAAACCGGGAAGAAAAATGGGTCATATCAATGTACTGGCGGATTCCAGAGAGGAATTGATGGAAAAGCTTGTGAAAGTGAAAGAAATGGTGAGGGTAATTGCTGAATAA
- a CDS encoding diphosphomevalonate/mevalonate 3,5-bisphosphate decarboxylase family protein has product MTTQEFLGKKEFTINNQMVSESCPSNIALIKYWGKYDNQIPANPSISYTLNHCKTNTVMEFLADENFSVQTFLAGNEEVKFAEKIEKYFKNIEQYLPWILKGRYIIKTENTFPHSSGIASSASGFGAIAKCLIKLDEVFSGELSEEESLRKASFLARLGSGSACRSLYNGLVVWGESQIKGSSDLFAVKYPDDEIHEIFKNFNDWVLLIHEGQKSVSSTVGHGLMNTNPYAERRFQEARENFEPMKKILKSGDIQGFIKLVEHEALTLHAMMMMSDPAFILMKTGTLEVINKIWDFRNETALPLFFTLDAGANVHLLFPNDGNEEKIKSFIETNLLQHTQKNGVVKDVMKF; this is encoded by the coding sequence ATGACAACACAGGAATTTCTAGGAAAAAAAGAATTTACGATCAATAATCAGATGGTTTCCGAAAGTTGCCCATCGAATATTGCTTTAATAAAATATTGGGGGAAATATGACAATCAGATTCCTGCAAATCCAAGTATTAGTTATACTTTAAATCATTGTAAAACCAATACTGTAATGGAATTTCTGGCTGATGAAAATTTTTCGGTACAGACATTTTTAGCAGGAAATGAAGAAGTAAAATTTGCTGAAAAAATTGAGAAATACTTCAAAAATATCGAACAATATCTTCCATGGATTTTAAAAGGCAGATATATTATCAAAACAGAAAATACGTTTCCGCACAGCTCAGGAATTGCAAGTTCTGCATCAGGTTTTGGAGCCATTGCGAAATGTCTGATAAAATTAGATGAAGTTTTTTCGGGAGAACTTTCAGAAGAAGAATCATTACGAAAAGCTTCTTTTTTAGCAAGATTGGGAAGTGGAAGCGCATGCAGAAGCTTGTACAATGGACTGGTTGTCTGGGGCGAATCTCAGATAAAAGGAAGTTCAGACCTATTTGCTGTAAAATATCCGGATGATGAGATTCATGAGATTTTCAAAAATTTTAATGATTGGGTTTTATTAATTCATGAAGGTCAAAAAAGTGTTTCTTCCACTGTTGGACATGGTTTGATGAACACAAATCCGTATGCAGAGAGGAGATTCCAGGAAGCAAGAGAAAATTTTGAACCAATGAAGAAGATTCTTAAAAGCGGTGATATACAAGGTTTTATCAAATTAGTTGAGCACGAAGCCCTTACGCTTCATGCTATGATGATGATGAGTGATCCTGCATTTATCCTGATGAAAACCGGAACGTTGGAAGTGATCAATAAAATATGGGATTTTAGAAACGAAACAGCATTACCTTTATTTTTTACATTGGATGCAGGTGCGAATGTTCATCTTTTATTCCCAAATGATGGTAATGAAGAAAAAATTAAATCTTTTATTGAGACAAACTTATTGCAGCATACCCAGAAAAATGGAGTGGTGAAGGATGTAATGAAGTTTTAA
- the gloA2 gene encoding SMU1112c/YaeR family gloxylase I-like metalloprotein produces MKIHHIAIICSDYKVSKQFYTEILGLNIIKEVYREERQSFKLDLAIDDHYVIELFSFPDPPKRPSRPEACGLRHLAFSVENINEKRQELIEKGLNCEEIRIDEFTGKEFFFTQDPDQLPLEFYEI; encoded by the coding sequence ATGAAAATTCATCATATAGCCATAATTTGCTCAGATTACAAAGTTTCCAAACAATTCTATACGGAGATTTTAGGATTAAATATTATCAAGGAAGTGTATCGTGAAGAGAGACAGTCATTTAAACTTGATTTGGCGATTGACGATCATTATGTTATCGAGCTGTTCTCATTTCCAGACCCTCCCAAAAGACCTTCCCGTCCAGAGGCTTGCGGATTAAGGCATTTGGCTTTTTCGGTTGAAAATATTAATGAAAAACGTCAGGAATTAATTGAAAAAGGATTAAATTGTGAAGAAATCAGAATAGATGAATTCACAGGAAAAGAATTTTTCTTTACCCAGGATCCGGATCAGCTGCCGTTGGAGTTTTATGAAATATAA
- a CDS encoding DUF1634 domain-containing protein has product MRKNFTDIDLNRSVGNLLRLGVILSVITSLVGFVKLFSEGFKMPKKYTSLDMGSSSEKVWGDFWNSLCKGEGMAIIQLGILLLVFTPLMRIVFALIGYLKEKDYIYVIISSIVLAIMAVSFFTGYAH; this is encoded by the coding sequence ATGAGAAAGAACTTCACAGATATTGATCTAAACCGTTCCGTAGGGAATCTTTTGAGGCTGGGTGTTATTTTATCCGTTATTACTTCGTTAGTCGGTTTTGTAAAGCTGTTCAGCGAAGGTTTTAAAATGCCTAAAAAATATACTTCACTGGATATGGGGTCATCTTCCGAAAAAGTTTGGGGAGATTTCTGGAATTCCTTATGTAAAGGTGAAGGAATGGCAATTATTCAATTGGGAATACTTCTTTTGGTATTTACACCTTTAATGAGAATTGTTTTCGCTTTAATTGGTTATTTAAAGGAAAAAGATTATATCTATGTCATCATCTCTTCCATTGTTCTGGCCATCATGGCGGTAAGTTTTTTTACTGGTTACGCGCACTAA
- a CDS encoding sulfite exporter TauE/SafE family protein, whose product MSEIIILFLGAISAGLLGSLTGLGGGVIIIPLLTLGFGVPMHYAIGASLISVIGTSSGAAVAFVKEGFTNMRVGMFLEIATTSGAIIGALVSGMLNPNTIGIIFASILLLTVILNLKGKPDHQQPIIKGSLEEKLKLYGTFPDKGVLKSYSARNTIPGFLMMMFAGAMSGLLGIGSGALKVLAMDNMMKLPFKVSTTTSNFMIGVTAVASALIYFQRGEIIPVIAAPVLIGVVVGSFIGSKTLMVSKTKKLKTFFAIVITILSIYMMYNGINKSFR is encoded by the coding sequence ATGTCAGAAATCATTATTCTCTTCCTTGGAGCAATTTCGGCAGGACTTCTGGGTTCGTTGACCGGTTTAGGAGGAGGAGTTATCATTATCCCTTTATTAACGCTGGGTTTCGGCGTTCCTATGCACTATGCCATTGGCGCTTCACTTATTTCCGTGATCGGGACTTCTTCCGGTGCGGCTGTAGCTTTCGTTAAAGAAGGCTTTACCAATATGAGGGTCGGTATGTTTTTGGAAATCGCCACCACCTCAGGAGCAATTATCGGAGCTTTGGTTTCGGGAATGCTTAATCCAAATACTATCGGAATTATTTTCGCCAGTATTCTTCTTCTGACTGTAATTTTAAATTTAAAAGGAAAGCCAGATCATCAACAACCTATCATTAAAGGAAGCTTAGAGGAAAAACTAAAGCTATACGGAACTTTTCCAGACAAAGGTGTTCTAAAAAGTTATTCTGCAAGAAATACAATACCTGGTTTTTTAATGATGATGTTTGCTGGGGCAATGTCCGGGCTTTTGGGCATCGGTTCCGGCGCATTGAAAGTGCTGGCTATGGATAATATGATGAAGCTGCCTTTCAAAGTTTCTACCACTACAAGTAACTTTATGATCGGGGTAACGGCAGTTGCCAGTGCGCTGATTTATTTCCAGAGGGGAGAAATTATCCCCGTAATTGCGGCGCCGGTTTTGATCGGGGTTGTAGTTGGAAGTTTCATAGGATCAAAAACTTTGATGGTTTCAAAGACAAAAAAACTGAAAACTTTCTTTGCGATAGTGATTACTATTTTGTCAATCTATATGATGTATAACGGGATTAATAAAAGCTTCAGATAA
- a CDS encoding nuclear transport factor 2 family protein — translation MNKIFTVALLFGSFFCFGQQQNQEIEKPIRNLFIAMKNADPELLKTTFSDTAILQTITKDGVKNEEIKDFIASISKYSKGDLDERIVIEAIHTDGNLASVFTPYSFYFKGKFSHCGANSFQLVKQNGEWKIQYLIDTRRKENCKEIK, via the coding sequence ATGAATAAAATATTTACTGTTGCTCTGTTGTTCGGAAGCTTTTTTTGTTTCGGGCAACAACAAAATCAGGAAATTGAAAAGCCGATCCGGAATTTATTTATCGCCATGAAAAATGCCGATCCGGAATTATTGAAAACTACTTTTTCTGATACGGCAATTCTGCAGACCATTACAAAAGATGGGGTGAAAAACGAAGAAATAAAGGATTTTATAGCTTCCATTTCCAAATATTCAAAAGGTGATCTGGATGAGAGAATTGTCATTGAAGCCATTCATACGGATGGAAATCTGGCCAGTGTTTTTACACCTTATTCATTTTACTTTAAAGGAAAATTTTCACATTGTGGAGCCAATAGTTTTCAATTGGTAAAACAAAATGGAGAATGGAAAATTCAGTATTTAATTGATACAAGGAGAAAAGAAAACTGTAAAGAAATCAAATAA
- a CDS encoding DMT family transporter, producing the protein MKDYKLTLAILTVAIVWGTTFLSIRIAVESIPAWFVAGIRQFLAGIIMLLVLLYRKQFKWIGWKNLSYQLITSLLMLVVANGMTTVAEETVTSSLTSLISACSPILIFLGSVAMGLQKFSIRALIGVSMCFSGILFIFWDGIHDLKNPEYAMGIIFLFIAIAGWASGTIFTKKLSVQSYNITLNLFYQFIFAGILQIIFAFAFSENYNFGNWTLKSVSAMLYLAVFGSVAAFFAYHYALTKVSPVQVSILAYVNTIISIFLSWLILNEEISTKFIIAAALIIFGVFVINYNREMFKKQRIEKI; encoded by the coding sequence TTGAAAGATTATAAGCTTACTCTGGCGATCCTCACAGTTGCTATCGTTTGGGGAACAACATTTCTATCAATCCGTATTGCGGTAGAATCTATTCCGGCCTGGTTTGTGGCGGGAATCCGGCAGTTTCTGGCGGGAATTATTATGCTTTTGGTTCTTCTTTACAGGAAACAATTCAAATGGATCGGATGGAAAAATTTATCTTATCAGCTGATCACATCATTGTTAATGCTTGTCGTGGCCAACGGAATGACCACCGTTGCAGAAGAAACCGTTACCAGTAGTTTAACGTCCTTAATAAGTGCCTGCTCGCCGATACTCATCTTTTTGGGAAGCGTTGCAATGGGTTTGCAAAAGTTCAGTATAAGGGCATTGATAGGAGTTTCAATGTGTTTCAGCGGGATTCTTTTTATTTTTTGGGACGGTATCCACGATCTTAAAAACCCTGAATATGCGATGGGAATTATATTTTTATTCATCGCGATTGCAGGCTGGGCATCGGGAACCATTTTCACTAAAAAATTAAGTGTTCAAAGTTATAATATCACACTCAACCTTTTCTATCAGTTTATTTTTGCAGGAATATTGCAGATCATCTTTGCTTTTGCGTTTTCAGAAAACTACAACTTTGGAAATTGGACGTTAAAGAGTGTTTCAGCCATGCTTTATCTTGCGGTTTTCGGTTCTGTGGCGGCTTTTTTTGCGTATCATTATGCTTTAACCAAGGTTTCTCCGGTACAGGTTTCCATTCTAGCTTATGTCAATACAATTATTTCTATATTTCTAAGCTGGCTGATCTTGAATGAAGAAATTTCAACCAAATTCATTATTGCTGCAGCTTTGATTATCTTTGGGGTATTTGTAATTAATTACAACAGGGAAATGTTTAAAAAACAGAGAATTGAAAAAATTTAA
- a CDS encoding DUF1543 domain-containing protein yields MKLFYIILGATPKGRNIEQHDVFFGIAESLKDLVPDMKEFWKEADGKIHVDCYQEVRFADGYEVKIVEKGEKTSDEQLYFINLGGYKKGFFEEFHEQHLMVGTSMGDIVKKAKATEFYKVMGFEGAVSHIDDKHGVDIDDIFNVNDILPEKMKEKYSIVLKKSDAQNQENPMGLGYLKIDKI; encoded by the coding sequence TTGAAATTATTCTATATAATACTCGGAGCAACACCAAAAGGACGGAATATAGAGCAACATGACGTATTTTTTGGAATTGCGGAAAGCTTGAAAGACCTTGTTCCTGACATGAAAGAATTCTGGAAAGAAGCAGACGGGAAAATCCACGTCGACTGTTACCAGGAAGTAAGATTTGCTGATGGATATGAAGTGAAAATTGTTGAAAAAGGAGAGAAAACTTCTGATGAGCAGTTGTATTTTATTAATCTCGGAGGGTATAAAAAAGGATTTTTTGAAGAATTTCATGAGCAGCACCTTATGGTGGGAACTTCCATGGGAGATATTGTAAAAAAAGCAAAGGCTACTGAATTTTATAAAGTGATGGGTTTTGAAGGAGCGGTAAGCCATATTGATGATAAACATGGAGTTGATATTGATGATATTTTTAATGTAAATGATATTCTTCCGGAAAAAATGAAAGAAAAATACTCAATTGTTTTAAAGAAATCCGATGCTCAGAACCAGGAAAATCCGATGGGATTGGGTTATTTAAAAATTGATAAAATATAA